The proteins below come from a single Fastidiosipila sanguinis genomic window:
- a CDS encoding DUF5696 domain-containing protein: MRIKKEFMKKSTILFLLLAIITSNLIFAFNSVNVLAEENENTSEETSNEETIEGNNDAATQEEESSNNSDNEGNVMELDPNIGGEPAPKEEVDLSKLKKIADNNEAALYLDSTNLNLYMELKSSGKVHSLKVMNGNSGNEYVSNVQKSDIVFTYLSDVRRGLSSSVENYSLAIANEQFEIEEIEDGIKIKYTLGSETRSITDLPKQVESQKMYDKVISKLSKEQEKEFLTQYRLFKGSYIRMKDDKVSQLMIDRIYSYLYEIGEYTTEDLIEDSNTYGFEVEAASLSIQASIEYKLEGKDLVVKMPIDELEITGDDTVISTVNMLPYLMSAERDQEEGYMFVPDGSGAVINFDNNKQSAPDFKSSIYGEDILKNAKKYKNNRIQTTLPVAGIKYKDYAVLAIVEEGAEIAEVNANISGKLDAYNKVGVNFKLFEVDQVESVGAANVSISRFSKDFYDKDIQMRYKFIEEDEAQSEEVSYVDMALTYKNYLQSNDMLSGTIDEQSPSLDVEFLGSIRKRQFFIGIPYNTNVSLTTFEEMDRIIAELVDAGVSDLNVEISGFANKGLDHTAMNKISVLGVMGGETKLNQLLNKYNSNDAVELYPAMFLSQAFTKNNLNQYSDIARHLSGEQARVAKNNHVREMSRIGSGAPYLISPSSYKSYLGSVLNQLKRLQSDNLSTFDLGNRIVGDYNTNNDISRTSALKYIEESLKYLSDNKNSLMLANPNAYALKFADKITDVPIDDNNLEVVDYDIPFLQIVLDGSVKYYGNVLNSNIWENPEFTLLRLIEYKTNPKFQISAADSEMFKDTDYEALMNTNYDIVGPKAVELYQKYSEAYESIANSRIIEHKVIEANLRKVSYDNGINVYLNYGNEDKVIDGVKIAPLSYEIVKK, from the coding sequence ATGAGAATAAAAAAAGAATTTATGAAAAAATCCACAATACTATTTTTACTTTTAGCAATTATTACAAGTAACTTAATCTTTGCTTTTAATAGTGTGAATGTTTTAGCTGAAGAGAATGAAAATACATCAGAGGAAACTTCTAATGAAGAGACTATAGAAGGAAATAATGATGCTGCGACTCAGGAGGAAGAATCTTCGAATAACTCTGATAATGAGGGAAATGTAATGGAGCTTGATCCTAATATAGGCGGTGAACCAGCTCCGAAAGAAGAGGTAGATTTAAGTAAGCTTAAAAAAATTGCAGATAATAATGAAGCAGCTTTATATTTAGATTCTACAAACTTGAACTTATATATGGAACTAAAGTCTAGCGGTAAAGTCCACTCACTAAAAGTGATGAATGGAAATTCTGGTAATGAATATGTTTCTAATGTTCAAAAATCCGATATAGTTTTCACATATTTAAGTGATGTAAGAAGAGGTTTAAGTTCAAGTGTTGAAAACTATTCTCTAGCAATTGCTAATGAGCAATTTGAGATTGAAGAGATCGAAGATGGAATTAAAATTAAATATACATTAGGTAGTGAAACAAGATCTATTACCGATTTGCCAAAACAAGTAGAATCTCAAAAAATGTACGATAAAGTTATATCCAAATTAAGCAAAGAGCAAGAAAAAGAATTCCTGACTCAGTATAGGCTCTTCAAAGGTTCTTATATAAGAATGAAGGATGATAAAGTTTCACAATTAATGATAGATCGTATTTATTCTTATTTATATGAAATTGGAGAATATACAACAGAAGACTTAATTGAAGATAGCAACACTTATGGTTTTGAAGTTGAAGCAGCTAGTTTAAGTATTCAGGCATCTATTGAATACAAATTAGAAGGAAAAGATCTAGTTGTTAAGATGCCAATAGACGAACTTGAAATTACTGGTGATGATACTGTAATTTCAACTGTAAATATGTTGCCTTATTTAATGTCAGCTGAGAGAGATCAGGAAGAAGGCTATATGTTTGTTCCTGACGGTTCTGGAGCAGTAATTAATTTTGATAATAATAAGCAAAGTGCTCCGGATTTTAAGTCTAGTATTTATGGCGAAGATATTTTAAAAAATGCAAAAAAATACAAAAATAATCGTATACAAACAACACTACCTGTTGCAGGAATTAAGTACAAGGATTACGCTGTCCTAGCTATTGTCGAAGAAGGTGCAGAGATTGCAGAGGTCAATGCTAATATTTCAGGAAAACTAGATGCTTATAATAAGGTAGGAGTTAATTTCAAGCTATTTGAAGTTGATCAAGTGGAATCAGTAGGTGCTGCTAATGTTTCTATATCAAGGTTCTCTAAAGATTTCTATGATAAAGATATCCAAATGCGTTATAAGTTTATCGAGGAGGATGAAGCACAATCAGAAGAAGTTTCATATGTAGATATGGCATTGACATACAAAAACTATTTACAGTCTAATGACATGTTGAGTGGAACTATAGATGAGCAGAGTCCTAGTCTAGATGTTGAATTTTTAGGTTCAATAAGAAAACGTCAATTTTTCATTGGTATTCCATATAATACAAACGTTTCCTTAACTACGTTTGAGGAGATGGACAGAATTATCGCAGAATTAGTTGATGCAGGAGTATCTGATCTTAATGTTGAGATTTCAGGATTTGCCAACAAGGGCTTAGATCATACTGCCATGAATAAGATTTCAGTATTAGGAGTCATGGGAGGAGAGACAAAATTAAATCAACTCTTAAATAAATATAATAGCAATGATGCGGTAGAGCTTTATCCTGCAATGTTCCTGTCTCAAGCATTCACTAAGAATAATTTGAATCAATATTCAGATATAGCCAGACATTTAAGTGGTGAGCAAGCAAGAGTGGCTAAGAATAATCATGTTAGAGAAATGTCCAGGATTGGTTCAGGTGCGCCATACTTAATTAGTCCAAGCAGCTATAAGTCATATCTAGGTTCAGTGTTGAATCAGCTGAAAAGACTACAAAGTGATAATTTATCTACGTTTGATTTAGGAAACAGAATTGTTGGTGACTATAATACTAATAATGATATCAGCAGAACTTCAGCTTTGAAGTATATTGAGGAGTCTCTAAAATACTTAAGCGATAATAAAAATAGTCTGATGCTAGCAAACCCAAATGCCTATGCTCTTAAATTCGCTGACAAAATTACCGATGTACCTATTGATGATAATAACTTAGAAGTCGTTGATTATGATATTCCGTTTTTACAAATAGTTTTAGACGGAAGCGTGAAATATTACGGTAATGTTTTAAACTCAAATATTTGGGAGAATCCAGAATTTACACTACTTCGTTTAATTGAGTATAAGACAAATCCGAAATTCCAAATATCAGCAGCAGATAGTGAAATGTTTAAAGATACAGATTATGAGGCTTTGATGAATACTAATTACGACATAGTAGGACCAAAGGCAGTTGAACTTTATCAAAAATATTCTGAAGCGTATGAAAGTATTGCAAACTCAAGAATTATCGAGCATAAAGTGATAGAAGCTAACCTTAGAAAAGTTTCTTATGATAATGGAATTAATGTCTATTTGAACTATGGAAATGAAGATAAGGTAATTGATGGTGTAAAAATCGCTCCTTTAAGTTATGAGATAGTAAAGAAGTGA
- a CDS encoding carbohydrate ABC transporter permease: MKKNENKEKKQNRGWYYNLSFENRNTIWAYIFLAPWLIGILAFFLKPVVELVIYSFNKITLFQGGMDMEAVGWNNYKYIFTVHANFNQLLITTLLEAIPKLVLILILSMFLAIILNGKFKGRTIARAVFFIPIIMATNALTNIVGGSELAIVESMQAEEATNVNFITGFIVRMFDSPELVGGILKVVSNIFDTILLSGMQTLIFLGGLQSINPPLYEVARIEGATNYETFWKVTLPMLSPHILTVSVYTLAEHFMSSDLVKLAYDTAYLQSQWGYSSAMNVIFMFATVIVIGIVIAILSKGVYYSE; the protein is encoded by the coding sequence ATGAAGAAGAATGAGAATAAAGAGAAAAAACAAAATAGAGGCTGGTATTACAACCTATCTTTTGAGAATAGAAATACCATATGGGCCTACATATTCTTGGCTCCATGGTTGATTGGTATTTTAGCTTTTTTCCTCAAACCTGTTGTAGAATTAGTAATCTACAGCTTCAATAAGATTACCTTATTTCAAGGTGGAATGGACATGGAAGCTGTTGGTTGGAACAACTACAAGTATATATTTACTGTTCATGCTAATTTCAACCAACTACTGATAACAACCTTACTAGAAGCTATTCCTAAACTTGTTTTAATTTTAATTTTATCAATGTTCTTAGCTATAATTTTGAATGGTAAATTTAAGGGAAGAACTATTGCTAGAGCAGTATTCTTTATTCCAATTATCATGGCAACAAATGCGTTGACAAATATAGTTGGAGGATCGGAATTAGCTATTGTTGAATCAATGCAAGCTGAAGAAGCGACAAATGTAAATTTCATTACAGGATTTATAGTTAGAATGTTTGATTCTCCTGAGTTGGTTGGTGGAATCTTAAAAGTAGTATCCAATATATTTGACACAATTCTGCTTAGCGGAATGCAAACTTTGATTTTCTTAGGAGGATTACAGAGTATTAATCCACCATTATATGAAGTTGCAAGAATAGAAGGTGCTACAAATTACGAAACATTTTGGAAAGTTACCTTACCAATGCTATCTCCTCACATTTTGACAGTATCAGTTTATACATTGGCTGAGCATTTTATGAGTTCAGATCTAGTTAAACTCGCATACGATACTGCATACCTGCAAAGTCAATGGGGATATAGCTCAGCTATGAATGTTATTTTCATGTTTGCAACAGTTATAGTTATTGGAATTGTGATAGCTATCTTATCTAAGGGGGTCTACTACAGTGAATAG
- a CDS encoding carbohydrate ABC transporter permease produces MSRLTSKEKTNANIEQSDHKSERILENKNEKKTKSSLVKHKSIYLMMAPYFILFFSFTVFPVMFAIVMSFANFNVLQAPVLVGLNNYKDLLLNDPLFLQSLQNTLILALIIGPIGYILSFLMAWVLNEFPRGVRVFFTVVLYAPSLAGTATSIFTLLFSSDSTGYLNALLLNWGIISEPILWLQDPQWMLTIIIFVNLWQSFGIGFLSFIAGLQGIDKSLLEAGEIDGVRNRWQELWYIVLPSMRPQLMFGAVMSISGSFAITGSALTGFPSTGYATHTLIDHIQDYGLIRFELGYASAITVVLFFLTVFFNLLIQKFIARVGE; encoded by the coding sequence ATGAGTAGATTAACTTCTAAAGAAAAAACGAATGCTAATATAGAGCAATCTGATCACAAGTCTGAAAGAATACTAGAGAATAAAAATGAGAAAAAAACTAAAAGCTCATTAGTTAAACATAAAAGTATTTATTTAATGATGGCTCCATACTTTATACTGTTTTTCTCCTTTACAGTTTTTCCGGTAATGTTTGCTATTGTGATGAGTTTTGCTAACTTTAATGTTTTGCAAGCTCCTGTGCTTGTTGGTTTGAATAACTATAAGGATTTGTTGCTTAATGATCCACTTTTCTTACAATCATTACAGAACACTTTGATTTTAGCTTTAATTATCGGACCTATTGGATACATATTGTCATTCTTAATGGCTTGGGTTTTAAACGAATTTCCTAGAGGAGTAAGGGTTTTCTTCACCGTAGTGCTTTATGCTCCTTCACTTGCAGGTACAGCAACATCTATATTTACTTTGCTTTTCTCAAGTGACTCTACAGGTTATCTTAATGCCTTATTGCTAAACTGGGGAATTATAAGTGAGCCGATACTATGGTTGCAAGATCCACAATGGATGTTAACTATTATAATCTTTGTAAATCTATGGCAAAGTTTTGGAATTGGATTCTTATCCTTCATTGCCGGATTACAGGGAATTGATAAGAGTTTACTGGAAGCTGGTGAGATTGATGGTGTTAGAAATCGTTGGCAAGAATTATGGTATATTGTCTTGCCTTCAATGAGACCACAGCTAATGTTTGGTGCTGTTATGTCGATTTCTGGATCATTTGCTATTACAGGTTCAGCATTAACTGGTTTCCCAAGTACAGGGTACGCAACTCATACACTAATAGATCACATTCAAGATTATGGTTTAATCAGATTTGAATTAGGTTATGCTTCTGCAATTACTGTTGTTCTATTCTTCTTAACAGTGTTCTTTAACCTATTGATTCAGAAATTCATTGCTAGAGTAGGAGAGTAG
- a CDS encoding carbohydrate ABC transporter permease, translating to MLLDKIDVVNVRLEDLPSFSEVLASEEEFQGRKLSRSEKKKLRKRYKFYEARAKKNEPKKRSRLVKYLTKGRTNRTAGGTIGLLLFVAIFGSLSIFPVLFVVGRAFMPLSDLFRFPPLFLPNNPTLDNFKSLWIYSGESLVPFSRYLFNTIFIVVLGSVGHVAISSMAAYPLAKYKFPGNHFLSDLIVYSLMFSPTVTAAPTYFVMNAIGLIDTPWAIIFPALASTIGLYLLQNFMTQIPDALIESAQIDGASPWKQLWAIIMPAVKPAWITAFIFSFQALWSNNGGSFIYTESKKPLSFMLQQIAAAGVARTGVAAAATLLMFIIPVIVFVVTQSNILETMTTSGLKE from the coding sequence ATGTTATTGGATAAAATTGATGTAGTTAATGTACGTCTTGAAGATTTGCCTTCCTTCTCTGAAGTTTTAGCATCAGAAGAGGAGTTTCAAGGTAGAAAATTAAGTCGATCCGAAAAAAAGAAATTACGTAAGCGTTATAAGTTTTATGAAGCTAGGGCTAAGAAGAATGAGCCGAAAAAACGTTCACGCTTAGTCAAATACTTAACTAAAGGTAGAACTAACAGAACTGCAGGTGGAACTATAGGACTATTATTGTTTGTGGCCATATTCGGTTCATTATCAATATTCCCAGTTCTATTCGTAGTTGGTAGAGCCTTTATGCCGTTGTCTGACTTATTTAGGTTCCCACCTTTATTTTTACCAAACAACCCAACTTTGGATAATTTTAAATCTCTATGGATATACTCAGGTGAATCTCTTGTACCATTTTCTAGATATTTATTTAATACGATTTTCATTGTTGTGTTGGGGTCTGTTGGGCATGTTGCAATTTCATCAATGGCTGCTTATCCATTGGCAAAGTATAAGTTCCCAGGTAATCACTTTTTATCAGATTTGATTGTCTACTCACTTATGTTTTCACCAACAGTAACAGCAGCACCAACTTATTTCGTAATGAATGCAATAGGATTAATAGATACTCCTTGGGCAATTATTTTCCCGGCATTAGCATCTACTATTGGACTATATTTATTACAAAACTTTATGACACAAATTCCTGATGCGCTTATTGAATCAGCACAAATTGACGGTGCAAGTCCTTGGAAACAGTTATGGGCTATCATTATGCCAGCAGTTAAACCTGCATGGATTACTGCCTTTATCTTTTCTTTCCAAGCTTTGTGGTCAAATAATGGTGGTTCTTTTATATATACAGAGAGTAAGAAACCATTAAGTTTTATGTTACAGCAGATTGCAGCAGCAGGTGTTGCTAGAACAGGTGTAGCTGCAGCCGCAACATTATTGATGTTTATTATTCCTGTAATTGTGTTCGTTGTAACTCAGAGTAATATTTTAGAGACAATGACAACTTCAGGTCTGAAAGAATAG
- a CDS encoding extracellular solute-binding protein, producing the protein MENISKKFKVFVYLLVVACLFSQLHVAEITALRNNPDKDRLNNNRSLVNTESKSTQDSQEIGENSESNEKEDNVIDPADIYRNELLQHIPDSKKYISYMDYLEQFSEVKKADRTIELDLSMAEKIDMKDIDNQEIEAELITDSSGSVKIQFDVAEEALYQFEVTYMPLGGSSNIKRVIKIDDEVPYDEATQIELSRTYENANDDYKAVEGNQAFPAQVEKQIWKTKRLTDRNGYFSDPLYFYLSKGSHTIEIQSVRGEMAIQKLAFVEDGKEKVPTYAEYEAEHKNNGAKLIENSEISHIQAEDAKYKSSPSLYPLSDNTSAITEPQHYTYIRMNTIGGESWSKPGEKIEWEIDVPKSGLYRLALRARQAYNTGSISIRKLMVNGEVPFKEAEKLEFPYNNTWKIYELADSDGNSQYIYLDEGVNVLSLEVSLGEFAELIYFIEDISTNLNGIAQDIMVVTGAQPDPFRDYQLIQNIPDLLPRLQEENAKLKDVLERLINVMGGRNDKTAVAEQVTLQIDEMLDKPAKIASKLSVLQNGVTSLGTLALNLKSQSLTLDYLTLLGSKDNLPKNDAGFFKNMSYRIMGFFGSFWNDYDKAGTSNEEQQVEAENEITVWISTGRDQMEVTRRLISDTFDSKYKVNLRVVSPAVALSATAVGQGPDVIVQTASEMPIDYALRNAAYDLSQFADYDEVAAQLHPAALESFKFNDEVYALSDQMSYPVMFYRKDILSDLNIPVPQTWDDILAIVPFLQNNNMEFFMQVNMPLTLGSAYQATSKPIPAAYLSMLYQKGVPLYNEEGTLAMTATDEALDVFEYWTNFYTRHSFPVTADFVTRFRLGIIPIAIVNFTNYNTLSVSAPEIEGDWSVAPVPGTLKENGEIDRSMPVANSAAMIIKNSVEKRGNSQAAWEFLKWWVSENTQTSYAREMEAILGSSARYPVANLESFSKMPWPDDVMDVLTESLEYIKGVRQVPGSYITGRNIENAFYEVVNNPESANSDRIMREWTENTNYELNKKRREFGLPTHEDIMPAKNVERRQNDEEGTADE; encoded by the coding sequence GTGGAGAATATATCAAAGAAATTTAAGGTTTTTGTGTATTTGCTAGTTGTGGCATGTTTGTTTTCTCAATTACATGTTGCAGAAATAACAGCATTAAGAAACAATCCTGATAAAGATAGACTAAATAATAATAGAAGTCTGGTTAATACTGAATCCAAAAGTACTCAAGATTCACAGGAAATTGGTGAAAATAGTGAGAGTAATGAAAAGGAAGATAATGTAATTGATCCTGCTGATATATATAGAAATGAGCTTTTGCAACATATCCCAGACAGCAAAAAATATATATCTTACATGGATTATTTAGAACAATTTTCTGAAGTTAAAAAAGCTGATAGAACTATAGAGCTTGATTTATCCATGGCTGAAAAAATAGATATGAAAGACATCGATAATCAAGAGATTGAGGCTGAATTAATTACTGACTCTTCAGGAAGTGTAAAAATACAATTTGACGTAGCAGAGGAAGCTCTTTATCAATTTGAAGTTACATATATGCCACTTGGCGGTAGTTCAAATATTAAGAGAGTAATCAAAATTGATGATGAAGTACCATACGATGAAGCAACACAAATAGAGCTTTCTAGAACATATGAGAATGCCAATGATGATTATAAGGCTGTAGAGGGTAATCAAGCTTTCCCAGCTCAAGTAGAAAAACAAATTTGGAAAACAAAAAGATTAACCGACAGAAATGGCTATTTCTCGGACCCTCTTTATTTTTATTTAAGTAAAGGAAGTCACACTATTGAGATTCAATCAGTACGTGGAGAAATGGCAATTCAAAAACTTGCTTTTGTAGAAGATGGTAAGGAAAAAGTACCAACATATGCTGAATATGAGGCAGAACACAAGAACAATGGAGCAAAGTTAATTGAAAATTCAGAAATTTCACACATTCAAGCGGAAGATGCAAAGTATAAGTCATCTCCAAGCTTATATCCATTGAGTGATAATACTTCAGCTATTACAGAGCCACAGCATTATACATATATAAGAATGAATACTATTGGTGGTGAATCATGGAGTAAGCCAGGTGAAAAAATAGAGTGGGAGATAGATGTTCCAAAATCAGGATTATACCGTTTAGCCTTGAGAGCAAGGCAGGCATATAATACTGGTAGTATTTCAATTAGGAAACTTATGGTAAATGGGGAAGTGCCATTTAAAGAAGCCGAAAAACTTGAATTCCCTTACAACAATACCTGGAAAATTTATGAGTTGGCAGACTCTGATGGAAATTCTCAATATATATATTTAGATGAAGGTGTTAATGTTCTTAGCCTAGAAGTTTCTCTAGGAGAATTTGCGGAGCTTATATATTTTATTGAAGATATATCCACAAACTTAAATGGTATAGCTCAAGATATTATGGTAGTTACTGGAGCACAGCCAGATCCATTTAGGGATTACCAGTTGATCCAGAATATTCCAGATCTTTTGCCAAGATTACAAGAAGAAAATGCAAAACTAAAAGATGTATTAGAACGTCTAATTAATGTAATGGGTGGTAGGAATGACAAAACTGCAGTTGCAGAGCAAGTGACCCTTCAAATAGATGAAATGTTGGATAAACCTGCAAAAATAGCCTCTAAATTAAGTGTCCTACAGAATGGAGTTACTTCATTAGGTACTTTGGCTTTGAATTTGAAATCTCAAAGTTTAACATTAGATTATTTGACTCTATTAGGAAGTAAAGATAATCTTCCAAAAAATGATGCAGGGTTCTTTAAAAATATGTCCTATAGAATAATGGGATTCTTCGGTTCTTTCTGGAATGATTATGATAAAGCAGGAACAAGCAATGAGGAACAACAGGTTGAAGCTGAGAATGAAATTACTGTTTGGATCTCTACAGGTAGAGACCAAATGGAGGTTACTAGAAGGTTAATTAGTGATACTTTTGATTCTAAATATAAAGTTAACTTAAGAGTCGTTTCGCCAGCTGTTGCTCTTAGTGCTACTGCCGTTGGACAAGGCCCTGATGTTATTGTTCAAACAGCCAGCGAGATGCCAATCGATTATGCCTTACGTAATGCTGCATACGATTTATCCCAATTTGCTGATTATGATGAAGTGGCCGCACAACTACATCCGGCTGCATTGGAATCGTTTAAGTTTAATGATGAGGTCTATGCTTTATCAGATCAAATGAGTTATCCAGTTATGTTCTATAGAAAAGATATTTTGTCTGACTTGAATATTCCTGTACCACAAACATGGGATGATATTTTAGCAATAGTTCCATTTTTACAAAATAACAATATGGAATTCTTTATGCAAGTAAATATGCCTTTGACACTAGGTAGTGCTTATCAGGCAACATCTAAACCTATCCCAGCTGCATATCTATCTATGCTATATCAAAAAGGAGTGCCTCTATACAACGAAGAGGGTACATTAGCAATGACTGCAACTGATGAAGCTCTGGATGTGTTCGAATACTGGACTAATTTCTATACAAGACATAGCTTCCCAGTTACTGCGGACTTTGTAACACGATTTAGATTAGGAATTATTCCAATCGCAATCGTCAATTTCACAAACTACAATACGCTTAGTGTTTCTGCTCCTGAAATAGAAGGAGATTGGTCAGTAGCGCCAGTGCCAGGTACACTTAAGGAAAATGGTGAGATTGATAGATCCATGCCGGTAGCTAACTCTGCAGCTATGATTATTAAAAATAGTGTAGAAAAAAGAGGAAACTCTCAAGCTGCATGGGAATTCTTGAAGTGGTGGGTATCAGAAAACACTCAAACATCCTATGCAAGAGAGATGGAAGCTATTTTAGGATCATCTGCTAGATATCCTGTTGCAAACTTAGAATCATTTTCAAAGATGCCTTGGCCAGACGATGTAATGGATGTTCTGACTGAATCACTTGAATATATAAAAGGTGTTCGTCAGGTTCCTGGTTCATATATCACAGGTCGTAACATAGAAAATGCATTCTATGAAGTTGTAAATAACCCTGAAAGTGCAAATTCGGACAGGATTATGCGTGAATGGACAGAAAATACCAACTATGAATTAAATAAAAAACGAAGAGAATTTGGTTTGCCAACTCATGAGGATATAATGCCAGCTAAAAATGTTGAGCGTAGACAAAATGACGAGGAGGGAACAGCAGATGAGTAG
- a CDS encoding YIP1 family protein, whose translation MENANVTSKRNLNFKKGLQQIKHDLIDFPLYIISSPFKGYGDIKFEGEGKTWVATVILLIFGFVQIIKEVYSGYLFNSNKPEDINILMIFATSVLPILLLTIANWSITTLMDGTGSMKDIYMVFTYSLYLPIIFNIIQVVLSNVMSLDESAFVYFFAGFSIVAYCLYAFIGLVTVHEFGFLKSVMAVILTIAAILIILFITVLLISLMGEVFIFIRTIISEIILHLS comes from the coding sequence ATGGAAAATGCTAATGTTACAAGTAAAAGGAACCTAAACTTTAAGAAAGGTTTGCAACAAATAAAGCATGACCTAATAGACTTCCCACTTTATATTATCTCTAGTCCTTTTAAGGGTTATGGAGACATAAAATTCGAAGGTGAAGGTAAGACATGGGTAGCAACAGTTATCTTGTTAATTTTTGGATTTGTCCAAATTATCAAAGAAGTTTATTCTGGGTATTTATTTAATTCAAATAAACCAGAGGATATTAATATTCTTATGATATTTGCAACATCAGTTTTGCCGATACTTCTTTTAACCATAGCAAATTGGTCAATAACAACACTCATGGATGGTACAGGAAGTATGAAGGACATATATATGGTCTTTACATATTCTTTGTATTTGCCAATTATTTTCAATATCATTCAAGTTGTTTTGAGCAATGTTATGAGTCTTGATGAGTCTGCATTCGTATATTTTTTCGCTGGATTTAGTATAGTGGCGTATTGTCTTTATGCTTTTATTGGCTTAGTTACAGTACATGAATTTGGCTTCTTGAAATCAGTTATGGCAGTAATTTTAACTATCGCTGCTATTTTGATTATTCTATTTATAACAGTGTTATTAATAAGCTTAATGGGAGAAGTCTTCATATTTATTCGTACAATTATTAGCGAAATAATCTTGCATTTGAGTTAG